The genomic stretch actggcagatgacccctattaatttttaggtcattaggtcaaaggtcaaggtcacagtgactcgaaacagtaaaatggtttccggatgataactcaagaacgcttaggcctaggatcttgaaacttcataggtacattgatcattactggcagatgacccctaataattttcaggtcactaggtcaaaggtcaaggccacagtgactcaaaacagtaaaatggtttccggatgataacgaaagaattcttaggcctaggatcatgaaactttataggtacattgatcatgaatggcagatgaccctattgattttcaggtcactaggtcaaaggtcaaggtcacagtgactcgaaacagtaaaatggtttccggatgataactcaatacgcttaggcctaggatcatgaaacttcataggtgcattgatcatgactggcagatgacccctaataattttcaggtcactaggtcgaaggtcaaggtcacagtgactcaaaacagtaaaatggtttccggatgataactcaagaaggctttggcctaggatcatgaaacttcataggtacattgatcattactggaagatgacccctaaaaaaattcaggtcactaggtcaaaggtcaaggtcacagtgactcgaaacagtaaaatggtttccggatgataactcaagaaggctttggcctaggatcatgaaacttcataggtacattgatcatgactggaagatgacccctaataattttcaggtcactaggtcaaaggtcaaggtcacagtgattcgaagcAGTAAACTGGtatatggatgataactcaagaacgcttaggcctaggataatgaaacttcataggtaaattgatcatgactgacagatgacccctattaattttcaggtcactcgatcaaaggtcaaggtcacagtgactcgaaatagtaaaatggtttccggatgataactcaatacgcttaggcctaggatcatgaaacttcataggtgcattgataatgactggctgatgacccctcataattttcaggtcactaggtcaaaggtcaaggtcacagtgattcaaaacagTAAACTGgtatctggatgataactcaagaacgcttaggcataggatcatgaaacttcataggtacattgatcatgactggcagatgacccctattgattttcaggacactaggtcaaaggttgaggtcacagtgactcgaaacagtaaaatggtttccggatgataactcaataatgcttaggcataggatcatgaaacttcatagatacattgatcatgaatggcagataactcctattgattttcaggtcactaggtcaaaggtcaaggtgactcgaaaaactaaaatggtttccggatgataactcaataatgcttttcctaggatcatgaaacttcataggtacattgatcatgactggcagatgacccctattgattttcaggtcacttggtcaacggtcaaggtcagaggtactcgaaacagtaaaatggttttcggatgataactcaagaacagttaggcctaggatcacgaaacttcataggtacattgatcatgactggcagatgacccctatagattttcaggtcactaggtaaaaggtcaaggtcacagtgactaaacagtttaatggtttttgaatgataactcaagaacgcttaggcctaggatcatgaaacttcataggtacattgataatgactggcagatgacccctattgattttcatgtcactaggtcaaaggtcaagctcacagtgacctgaagcagtaaaatggtttctaacgtattcacacaatggctgccactacaactgacagcccatatggggggggggggggggggggcatgcgtgttttacaaacagcccttgtttagtatTGAGTCTTACCTAACATTGAGTTGGAGGATGAATGTGTGCATGTTCCGAATATCTGCATTACAGGCATGTCATATTTTCCAACTTAATCCCCGAAATTTTGACATTCAGGCATACagccattgtgtacacaccggtcttactgacctgtgtactaacgcgaaaggaattgtgggtagcacttcttttacgagtgaaagcgaaagtaggtcaggtaaccGTACTTCTGATAATCGCGATCAGTCTTTATAGAGATTccaaatcacatttaaacataattaaataacatttctttaaacaatattccgttttaaacacacaatcaaaacgattttcttttcattattaacattttcattcctacgcagaactactttggcggaagcacaattccccaaaccaggggaatgtgatgcgtcttagtatagacaATAGTGACAATAACGTAGgcacgtcaccatctatgtatagaatgggctTACAGCATTCGAATTTccaattgtttaattttttcgCCAATTTTAACAGTCCGGAAGTGagcgatacctacccgaatgggaggcAACTGTTATTCGACTTAGTTGCGGAAATCCGGAATTGCCAAACTGCTCTCGCTTGTCAGCACTGGATTGCATAATTTCAATGACGTTTGTGTCTGGGCATTTTGAAACGTAGTTTAATTTATATATGATGTGTGTCAAGGAtggattattaaaattaaatgtgaGAAATAGTGTTGGAAAATATACATCGAATGAAACCGGTGATATGGCATCGTAGATTTCTTAAATGCACGTGGAGACTTTACTAACGCAACACTcttatgtgcaagctaacgataaaataatttatctgtgacgatcggacgctttagcactTGTGATAGGTATgctttcatctttttgcacgtggaaattttaaaacgatatataattgtaattttattttatttatatcacttgcagtgatttttttacccCAGGAAAACATCAACATAGATTCAAAGTCAATATGGCTAGTGTGGATATTCAGGAGTcatgtaagcctttctgagacaagtcggataaattcaagttcaCAAGGACACTAAAATagtaatacaatgtatatttatcataccatatttattttaaaatctttggTGAGACAGTCAAAATATTACCTTATAATTGTGAAAAGAAATAGCCAAAAACATCTTAAAATAACTGAATCGAACCTTGCGAAGTAGATCtaatatcaaaattatttgtgatCTTTCGCCACGCGAAATAGTTCTAAACAATtcaaaaataaaagcaaaataacaacacaaaatatcGCTATATACCTCGATTCAAATTTATTAAGCATTCTAACATATACACTTTCAACGAGCCACAGAAAGTTTTGTTTACCATAtcaaaataccaaaaacatagaCGGCTGCCATTTGTTAACTAACATAATGAGTACCTCTATGTCAAGCATGATTCTGCTAAAAGATATAGAAGAAAACTCTGGGTGTCGTGTAAACTTGTGCTTTACATGCCTTCCATTGCCTTTACACTGCTACTTCGTGTACATAGCGGACTACTTTACCATGTAAACCTTTGTGCAACTCGTCGGATAAATTGAAGAACACAAAGCACTAACAAAGTATTATCTATAGTATCGCGTGAAGAATTCCATACAGTGCACAGGCGATTGATGACGTCTCTTTCCACGTGGCCGAGTTCGCTACGTGGTCAGCGTGATAGGTCAGTTGTTTTCCGTAGCGCCGGAGCAGGTCAAGTACCACCCCGTTCGTCCAGCCGAACCCTTCCTGGATGAGAAACAAATTTTTAATGCAAGTGCATGCATGCTTTGGCGTGTTTATATGAACAATATCTCTGTATCGGAAATTGTAGTTATACAACTATTAACAAATTTAAACCAGTGCTACTGCTAGGAAATGTTGATAATATAGGGTTATTACACAAACAGGTATTATATTCATTTCTCGAACGTTCACTGACAATAGTATTAAAATACGCTTCTACATATTCTACATGTGCATCGCTGATTTTCTGTTTTATATGCTGCCCTTATACGATAACCAAACCGCCAGTGCAATGAAGGATGTATCTCACTGACAGCTTTCTATATTATACAACTAAGAATGAAGCAATCCGTGTGCCTGTTTATACCTGGACGTCGTATTCACCACCGCTTCCCCGCGATCCATAGTCTGTCACAACGTACTGTAATCATATCACAACGTACTGTAATCATAAACTATATCATTTTTGTATGAATCGGAAACTTATTTTTATAAAGTTCaataattgtatacattttaatacatCCCCATATACATGCATGCAATATGATTTGAATCATTTTTCGTGTTCTAAATTACATCCTACATAGAACATAGTAAGAGAAATTGAAAACTTTTTGTTCGTACGTACTTTTCAGAAATAGTGCAAGCTCGTAGTATAACTCCATAATATAGTTGTATATTACCAAACAATACTATCAActgttataaaaatgtataattttaactTCTTTGCTTTAAATGCTTAGCCGATATGCATGACACTtactttttcaaacatttttttctttcgctgCCAGCCGACGTAGTTGCTCTTTACCCATTGGTCAGCCAGATTCAACGCAGCTTCCCGGCTTTTGACGTTGATGCGTTCCAGTGCGGTTGTGACGGCGTCTATGAGCGGGGGCCACGCGTTGGGAAAGTCCCATTGCTGCCCGGTGTTCACCCGAGACGTCGGAACGCCGCTTATAAAGTTCAGCAAGTTGCGGCCCTTTCATAGAATAAATACGGTCGACATAGAACTCATGTCTGAGAAAGTCATACATTTTCAGCGTATCTCGTTGAATGCATATGAAATTTGACACATTTCTGTGAAGGCGCTCTTTTGCACGATacaatgtaaaacatattttgcGTCAGCATCCTTATAATTTTCAAGGATTCGCATTTTAAACGTTCCGTGGCAAGTAGGTATATCGCTCTTATGGGATTCCTGTTTTAAGGTTGCCATTTGCATGGACAACTAACTACTGAGGCAAAAGGTATAGCCGGAACTTGCAAGTCTGCGGGAGAAGCTGTAAAGCCAGGCGGAGGCGCGACATAACCCACCCGTGTCATCCTTGCCTACGGACTTAAAGCGTAGAAGCGttagagaagaagaagaagaaattaGCATTTTTCTAAATACAAGTATATACATTCATGGTAGGTGGCAAGTAAAGCCGTTTTGGACGACAAAGTCTgaaccgggacgacactttcgcccATCGTCGTGCCCCGTTTGTAGTACGCGTTATTTAACTACACATATCACCAACCAACACACGCGTTACATGCAATTTACCTTAAGGTAGTTCAAAACGTTCTCCAAGCCTTTGTTGGTTTCAAAACAGCCAGTGAAAAGCGGAAATAAATTAGACGGGTAGAATGATTGCCTCTGGTGTCGACCTTTTATCGAAACGTCAAACCATTGACCAGCCCGAGAATTCCAGAATACTTCCGACATCGTGCGCATGCGTGCGGAGCGTTCACTTGCATACTCCGCAGACTTGTTGTGGTTTCCTAAATGAAATATAATGTGAAAAATACACCAACCTGCTAGTGAGTATGCAAAGTGAGTGAAATCGGTGCATACAAGACAAACAAAACATTACGAATTTTTTTCCAAAGTGCAATTatgttttactgttttatttatgtttactaGTACCCTTTTATGCAGAAAAACACGATTCAAGAAGACCGACATTCTAAATAGGTATTTTTATGCTCAGTTTTATTGTTCATAATTTAACATGTTCTTTACGTGGGAGGGTTATGCAGTAGATGCGCCTGTATACATCTAACCGTTACATATTCTGTATGACTGTTGATTACCTAACATAGCAAAAAACCCTTCTAGTATATGTTCATTCCAGCACAAAACGCTGTTAAGATCCACCGGAACTACGTCAGTCGTGTCGATATACGTCAGCCACATGGTCTTATTGAAAGTCTCGTTGTAACTCGACGAGAACCAGCGTGACGAGAAATCCCAGCCCGACTCGGCTGCAGACGCCAGATTTGTGTAGACTTCCGGTGGCGCTCTGTCGGAAGCACGTCGCGCAGTCTCTTTGTCTTCTCGATACGATTCCGGCCTGTATATGTAAAACTGTTTATAATGTGTATAGATACATTATCGTTTTATCATACAGGTATACAACGTTcgttttgtatatgtttttttgtttgtttgcaaacaCCTTTTATCTGCGTTTGCcagtataatataaaataattgcaaATATCTATGGCACTATTCTGAAagccgttgtattgcaacatctattaaagggatcttttcacggtttggtaaattgacaaaattgaaaaaagttatttcagattcgcaaattttcgttatagttatgatatttgtgaggaaacagtattactaaacatttaccattgtccaatatagccattatatgtatcttttgacgatttgaaaacctaaaaattataaagcgttgcaacgcgaaacgattgaataatttggagagttttgttgttgtcgtttgaatttacgaaactacgaagattgcttatataagctataaaatacttaacatgtGTATACCGGCGGAATAgacgagagggctaatgcgtttttacttcagactaactccaggtctccaagggtcactggttcgagccctggtaccggctacttctttttccttttttaaattttattcttgattttttactggagcttttaagatccattgcttacatttatcaatttaaagcatttaatgacaaacttaaaaatatgccaaaatctgtgaaaaggcccctttaaactgaCTCACTTCTTAGTCTGTAGAACTCTTAACTCCAGTCCAAATTCTAAACCGCAAGCGAAAAAGCTAATATATaggacatattttttttcatcTGAATGTAGATCTAAAatctttaacaataaaaacaatcttaaatcTATTGTAGTTAGGCATTCCATACAATGATAATCTAAATTAGCAACAATGAAAGTTAAGTTTCCCGAAATATCAATTAGCGAAGTATTGTAAGATGTAGGGCAACGATACCTTGGTTCATCTATAGGTGTCGCGTAACGATTCAACGTTACTGATTTTCCTCCATATTGAAAATCCACGGTTCTATTAGTATTCCAAAAAAGGTACTCCTTTTCTATGATGTCAATGTTACTTCGGATAAACTCGGTGTCATTCGTAGCATGCAGGTACAGCTGCACCATGGGAATGAAGAATGGTGGCTGTGATCGCTTCGTGTAGTACATCCTACTGCCATTAGGTATCATGCCATATCTGTTAAAGAGAAAGCACGTACATATTCAGCTTTTAATTTTCATCAATCATTTTTTACACGTTTGATTAACAAATTGTGCTTATTGATAAAATATCAGTGATACTTTGTGAAAGACATCGTGTTTGCTCAAATACATTTACTATCAATCACACATACAAACAATGAAATAATAGGCAAAACCTTgttattaaagaaagaaaattttGCAGCATTCCTTTAACGGTATGGGTCATCTCACAGGATAGCAAACCCTTAACCACCCAGAACGAGTCCCTGGAAAATTACATAAAGAACATATGCATCTTAAGCAAGTATAGTGCAAGtgaattataaatttattatatcCAGCTACAAGCGATCGTACAACAACCAATCGTGTTATGTTCTAACTTAATCATATTGACGTAGGCCTATTGAGCTAACGTTAATTCTATCGCTTGTTTTAAAACGcgatatatttcaatttaacgtCAAACAAAGAGtagtaaacaacaacaaaaacacagcTGAACTGCAAAACCAACGTTTTAGTTTTCAATCTTTGATATATTTCTACGCCGTTTACATAATTAACGAGGATAGCCTGTCATAATAAAAAGAATATGTCAGTATAAAATAACGAGGAAGTACATGCATATCATATTGGAGAACATTGAAGTGCTTGACAAGCCTGGTGCTGATAAGTTTCTTAGCCTCGCATGATCAGATTCATTTTTTATCGAAAACTCACCAACTATTCGTTATATATGCATTCAAATGTTCTATTATATATTAAACTTTTCTGTATAAGGTAGTTTGTACATGTTAGACATATACTGAATGGTTACCAGTAATAGGTATGTACGTATCTtctacatacatatacatgtataggcTTTATTTAGTAATAGGTAACCAGTAGCATGTCTCTCGTCTCATCTCATCTGAATCGTCTATATACACATCTTCTAGAGGTTATATAGTGATGGGTAAGTTATAAGTTTCTCTGAATCTTCTATAGACACGTTAAAATGtctctttgaatattttttatacacaTCTAAACGTTATATAATAAATGGTAACCAGTAATAGGTCTCCCTGAATCTTCCTCCGGGTACGATGAAGGGATGTTCCATGTAGATGAGGGAGTATCTTTCCGGGTGATCCTTAACGTTCCGCTTAATCTGAAAGAAAAATcgcgatacatcgactatctccggacaCCGTAAGATAGATGCAATAAATCGTTTGCTGATCCAAAGTGCTGCAAGAGGCACCGCGAACATCTACAAATCGCTTGAATGATTGTATATAAATTTTTGAAGCGCAAGAACCTCTACGAGATATCAATATACCATATATTATTGATgagaactttttttgcaagacatCAAATAACAGCAAATAGATGTACATAACCAATGAACAATCGAGTGGTGTCCATTAAACAACGAAAATGTGTCCAGTCAATCTCGACGCACGTTGCTTTAGATCATTCCGGAATATTATAGAAGCTTTGTAAGACGCAAAAACCTAGCAAACTACAAAGTATGGGTTTTAGACTTAGCTAGGTGCAAACTCTTGATGGATTTAGAAAAGTACTTTCTTCGCGTTATTGCCAATAATTCGGCATTATCCGTATGGACAAATAACGTCGACATTATGAAGACGTTTGCGTCCGTCTATATGATAAAATCAATAGAGGCATAACATTAATCTCGAACTGTGACCGTACAGTGAATCAATATAGGTTTCGTATATCGAATTGCATGGATTCTATTCAGCTTTTGCATATATAAATCTGaaattgtattattatgtattaatttTAGTGTAATTTTAGCGTACTTAAAtgtgataacaatacaatttgcTAAATAAGTGAGTGATGcaaaatttaaattatgtaatATTGTATTCGAAATACCGCTGAGTGCAATGCTTGCTTTTATCTGAGCTGATTTACAAGTGTGAGACACATGCATTGAACTCAATCAATAGTCTGTTGTCGAACACAAATAGGTCGTAGTAAAATGGCATCATATAGGCCCAAGAAAGAAATGCATTCATGGTATATGAGCGTTGTTTTAATCACGAATATACTCACCTTCCTACCTAAATGTTTCCACATACTGCACATATCCTTGCCGAACTGTCTGTATACAGGGTCTCGCACAAAACGGAGAAATGCTGGGCTGAAAAACATTATCATGTTTAAAGTGTACAAAGTGTATAATTGTTCATTGATAATTGTATGAGGgaattaattaaatacaaatgtagTTTATTAATAAACAATGGAACGTCAATATGAATGTTTTTATGATATTCTTTATATTATTCGTTTTGATATGctctcgtgttttttttttaacttctttgtATCAAAATAATCAAGTTTTTGTTGTTAACTGGTAAATGAACGACGATTTGAGGATTGCTATGCCCGCGTGGTTTATAGCCGGCCACAAGAACGACACACATCGAGCTACATGTGTAGTTCCTTAGGTCTGGGAGGGATAATTAAGGCTGGATTTTGCCATTTTGAACATATTAAATAGTACAAAATATACAAGCCACGGTCAGTATTGAAGAACTATCAGAACTATATACTAGCCACAGTCCACATTGAAGAACTCTCAAAACGATATACTAGACACATTCCACATTGAAGAACTCTCAGAACAATATGCTATACACAGGCCACATTGAATAACTCTCAGaactatatactagacacagtccaCATTGAATAACTCTCAGAACGatatactagacacagtccaTATTGGAGAACTCTCAGGACTATAAACTAGACACAGTCCACATTGGGGAACTCTCATAACTTAATACAAGCCGCAGTCCAAATTGGAGAACTCTCAGaactatatactagacacagtccaTATTGAAGAACTCTCAGaactatatactagacacagttcatattggagaactctcagtactatatactagacacagtccaTATTGGAGAATTCCCAGaactatatactagacacagtccatattggagaactctcaatactatatactagacacagtcAATATTGGAGAATTCTCAGaactatatactagacacagtccaCATTGGAGAACTCTCAGAACTATATACAAGACACAGTCCATATTGGAGAACTCTCAGAACTATATACAAGACACAGTCCACATTGGAGAACTCTCAGAACGatatactagacacagtccaTATTTGAGAACTCTCAGAACTATATACTAGAAACAGTCCACATTGGAGAACTCTCAGAACTATATACTAGCCACAGTCCACATTAGAAAACTCTCAGAACTACATACTAGATAAAGTCCACTTTGGACACTCGCAGAACTAAACACGTATAGCAGACACAGTCCATATTGAAGAACTCTCAGAACTATATACTATACACAGTCCATATTGGAGAACTCGCAGAACTATACACGTATACTAGAGACAGTCCATATTGAAGTACTCTCATaactatatactagacacagtccaCATTGGAGAACTctcataactacatgtatatacagaaCACAGTCCACATTGGAGAACTCTCAGAACTATATACTAGCCACAGTCCACATTAGAAAACTCTCAGAACTACATACTAGATAAAGTCCACTTTGGACACTCGCAGAACTAAACACGTATAGCAGACACAGTCCATATTGAAGAACTCTCAGAACTATATACTATACACAGTCCATATTGGAGAACTCGCAGAACTATACACGTATACTAGAGACAGTCCATATTGAAGTACTCTCATaactatatactagacacagtccaCATTGGAGAACTctcataactacatgtatatacagaaCACAGTCCACATTGGAGAACTCTCAGAACTATATACTAGCCACAGTCCACATTAGAAAACTCTCAGAACTACATACTAGATAAAGTCCACTTTGGACACTCGCAGAACTTAACACGTATAGCAGACACAGTCCATATTGAAGAACTCTCAGAACTATATACTATACACAGTCCATATTGGAGAACTCGCAGAACTATACACGTATACTAGAGACAGTCCATATTGAAGTACTCTCATaactatatactagacacagtccaTATTGAAGAACTCTTAGTATTATATACTAGATAATGTCCATATCGAAGAACTCTCATaactatatactagacacagtccaTATTGAAGAACTCTTAGTATTATATACTAGATAATGTCCATATCGAAGAACTCTCATaactatatactagacacagtccaCATTGAAAAACTCTTAGTATTATTTACTAGATAATGTCCATATTGAAAAACTCTCATaactatatactagacacagtccgcattggagaactctcagaactatatactagacacagtccaCATTGGAGAACTCGCAGAACTATATACAAGCATCAGTCCATATTGAAGAACTCTCAGaactatatactagacacagtccaTATTGGAGAACTCGCAGAACTATACACGTATACTAGAGACAGTCCATATTGAAGTACTCTCATaactatatactagacacagtccaCATTGGAGAACTctcataactacatgtatatacaaaacaCAGTCCACATTGGAGAACTCTCAGAACTATATACAAGCATAAGTCCATATTGAAGAACTCTCAGaactatatactagacacagtTCATATTGGTGAACTCCCAGAACTCTATACGAGCCTCAGTCCATATTGAAGAACTCCCAGaactatatactagacacagtTCATATTGTAGAACTTCCAGAACAATATACTAGCCACATTCCACATTGGAGAACTCTCAGAAAtatatactagacacagtccGTACTAAAGAACTCTCAGAAATATATACTAGCCACAGTCGACATTGGAGTTCTCTCAGAAATATATACTAGCCACAGTCCACATTGGAGAACTCTCAGAAATATATACTAGCCACAGTCGACATTAGAGAACTCTCATaactatatactagacacagtTAATATTGGAGAACTCTCAGAACTATTTACTAGACACAGTC from Dreissena polymorpha isolate Duluth1 chromosome 10, UMN_Dpol_1.0, whole genome shotgun sequence encodes the following:
- the LOC127847565 gene encoding trehalase-like, whose translation is MADISQGRNSNSAFSQSPQTATGMANRKFWSTLLLLLLIPEMYAEPACDSDIWCHGPLLNAVQTAGLFKDSKTFVDMPLKVDPETMMNAFNSLNSSVKENSSELRAFVDRFFDLPGSELVTWEPEDAVENPAFLRFVRDPVYRQFGKDMCSMWKHLGRKIKRNVKDHPERYSLIYMEHPFIVPGGRFRETYYWDSFWVVKGLLSCEMTHTVKGMLQNFLSLITRYGMIPNGSRMYYTKRSQPPFFIPMVQLYLHATNDTEFIRSNIDIIEKEYLFWNTNRTVDFQYGGKSVTLNRYATPIDEPRPESYREDKETARRASDRAPPEVYTNLASAAESGWDFSSRWFSSSYNETFNKTMWLTYIDTTDVVPVDLNSVLCWNEHILEGFFAMLGNHNKSAEYASERSARMRTMSEVFWNSRAGQWFDVSIKGRHQRQSFYPSNLFPLFTGCFETNKGLENVLNYLKGRNLLNFISGVPTSRVNTGQQWDFPNAWPPLIDAVTTALERINVKSREAALNLADQWVKSNYVGWQRKKKMFEKYVVTDYGSRGSGGEYDVQEGFGWTNGVVLDLLRRYGKQLTYHADHVANSATWKETSSIACALYGILHAIL